From the genome of Poecilia reticulata strain Guanapo linkage group LG22, Guppy_female_1.0+MT, whole genome shotgun sequence:
GACTTTGTTAAATAcagcatgaaaaaaatgcaGGTCGTCGATGAAAATGAGAATTTTCTCTGGACCGACTCGCCTGGTAAAATAAACCAATcaataaacaaagcaaacatttttgcacGAGCAAAGGTTCTGCTGGGATGTgcatcaatgttttgttttcctggtgcaacaaaaataactgaaacatttcagtcacaGAAACTGTCATTACAGGAGAGCAacttttatttaagcaaaagaTTCCAACAGCGTTGCCTGTCACTGCATGAAACTcgtttctgcaggttttagatcCCGAGTGTTTTCATGCCGCACTTCTTCCTCAGGTCTGCATCGTCTAAAGGGGGCGTACGATCCTGCTCACGATCTGGAAGAAATgaggagagagaaggaagaagCAGACAAAGAGCCGACTGTGTCGATCCGTTCTTTGGtaggtctctctctctctctctctctctctctctctctctctctccctttctacAGAAGTGAATGCTGTAGAGTTACACAACCATAAACCTGGTTGATTTAGAGTGCTGCTAAACCTTCAGGTTGTatgatgttttgtttcactgcaACATAAATATGATATAGCATAGAGGCCCATCTTTTTTTGGCCTCttttcaaaacaggaaaaatcaaAAGAGTGTGTCCCTGCATCTAAGGTTTGATGTGAATTGACCTTCATGAATCCAGAAAGTCCATGAAAACAGGAACTGATCGTAACTCATTGCACTCAGAACAGCAGGTATGAAGCTTAAAAGCCCTGAAACTGGGGGGGGGGACTCCAAAGTTCATTGTTAGAGAATTGCAACATCAGCATTCTTCCAGCTTGAGCTTAtgcaactgtaaaaaaattcagttttaaacaaataaataaataaattaacctatacaataaatattaatttagtgGTAATAAGCTGTGTGTTTACCGATAGTTTGTGTTTGAACTTTTGCACTTCGTCAAAGTTGTGCTgtattaaattacttttgtgGACTTTGGGTCTGGGCTGGGTTACCAAGCACTCTTCTGATTTAGCCACTGCACTTGCTATTCTCGTCTGGAATTAAACTTTGGATTTTTGGAGTTTGACCTGCATTTTTTGTTCCACCCCTGCTAGGGGCAATATAATATATGATTTTAAGATATaaataatcagattattttattaggGACATCTCATGAGAAATGTATTAGAGCTCCTTTCGCCTTCAGTACTGCCTTACTTTTGGGATAAATTCGACAAAATGCTGGACATTTTCCAGCATTTTCTAGTATCTTTTGTTATATATTGCAATGCCAAACTAAACATGACAGCATTGCAAAAATGTTCCAGATTTCTGGGTAGCAACTCCATGATGTGGGTTTACCGTTCCGCCATATGCTACTACTGCTATTTTATTATATTGTATTATCTGatatgttatttttgtctctcttttctctcttagATCCTCTCCTCTGTATATaggcagcagctgtttgttGCCCTCATGATGCACCTTTCACAGCAGCTGTCTGGCGTTAACGCAGTaagtgtaaaagttttttttttttttacccaataCCAAAATGTAGTGATTTAATCTGTGTAGAGGTATCAACTGAGATATTCAATAAAGTTTAGCAAACCGCTAAAATGTGACTTTGCAATGTTGGGTAATcgattctttctttttgcatttcagaTCTTCTACTACTCTACAGCCATCTTCACTCAGGCTGGTGTCAGTCAGCCAGTCTATGCCACGATAGGAGTGGGGGTCATCAACACGGTCTTTACTTTGGTGTCCGTAAGTAACACGCTGACATGTGCAACACCAGCGTCACGTGTTGCGTGATTTCGTTCTGTCTGTAAGCGTGCTCTGTGTGTGTCCCAGGTCGCACTGGTGGACAGAGCCGGAAGGCGCACGCTGACTCTGGTTGGTCTGGGAGGGATGTGCTGCTGTGCTGTTGCCATGACAGTGGGTCTCAAATTCCAGGTTTGTTCGACCAAGTGGAAGAACTCCAGTCTCAGCTAAAACCGACCGCAGGGGTTTATGAGACACCGAGGCAAACGGATACACAAGCACAGACTCATTACACATAAAGATTTCACGTCTTTATTTCTTGTCATCTTGATGAAAACGGATTGCAACCTCAAGATTTAGCGTCTCTAAAGAATTGAAAATTTGTCAATCAAAATCCATTCAAGAATTGAATTTGTGCAAGCCTGAGGTGAATGGTGAAAAATCTGCTCTTTTCTCTCTAGAATGACTACTCCTGGATGAGCTACGTCAGCATGGCGGCCATCTTCATGTTTGTGAGCTTCTTTGAGGTCGGCCCCGGTCCAATTCCATGGTTCATAGTGGCTGAACTGTTCAGCCAGGGGCCTCGGCCGGCCGCCATCGCCCTCGCAGGCTGCTGCAACTGGACCAGTAACTTTATCGTTGGCATGACCTTCCCTTACATACAGGTACGGAGCCAGATCCAGTATGTGCACTGTGCTGTGAACTACCTCACATCATGTCCCACGATCAAACACCGGCTGCGTTTTCAAcatatgtttttctgctttcctcACCAGGCTTGGATGGACTGCTACGTGTTCATCCTGTTTGCTGTGTTGCTTCTCTGTTTcaccatatttatttatttccggGTTCCTGAGACCAAGGGCAAAACGTTCGAGGAGATTGCCGCCGTcttccaaaagaaaaagaggattCCCAAAGACAATGCCGAGCTGGAGCAGCTCAAATCGTCCAGCGACGCCTAAGGCAGCAGCAGCTATGGTGACTGCACGGCAGCTCGCTGCAACCCAGAGGTCAAAGAGGTCAAAACCTCTTGACCTTAATTCACATGTTATTGAGTTACAACacactttaaagtgttttattggcAATGTATTGACTCAGATTAGAGCATAATAGTGGAGGGAAAAGACGGATATGATTggttttacaattttgtttttcttatcaaATAATTGTGTGACCTGCGattgtattcagcccccttgATTAACTCTTTGCTGAATTGTTTGCAATGCAATATTGCTGccctttcttttttgtaaaaatgtctccaGATCTGTCAGACTGGAATGACGAGcaactttaaaaatttatttttattagcttcGCGCTAACTAACTTCATGCTAGGTCTGtgtaatatgttttttgtgATGTTAGTTCTTCACTATTGATCTCTAGGAAACCTCATAGGCCTTCCTGATAACAGTTTAAATTATAGATATTTATTGATTAAGTGACTTTTATTTAGGTGTTTTAAAGTAAATggggctgaatgcaaatgcaaacaaaacttttttacatgtttatagTAGCACTGTGTACCGTTTTACTACCACGTCACCGTTGAGCACTACTTTGTGTCGCCctatctcataaaatcccagttaggtaaaagtttgtgtttgtaacatgacaaaatatattCCAAGAAGTACCTCTTGTTAAGGACATAGTACAtttatttaccgtattttccgcactataaggcgcacctaaaaaccttcaatttcctcagaagccgacagtgcaccttataatccgatgcgccttatatatggaccaatattgagccacaacaggtctagaaACTatgtaagcagccgccgacttcattttcgcctaTATAAGAAGAAGCGCGCGATGCATGCTGGGATGGTtgtcaaaaaactggtttgttaataaagtttgactgacctatctacctatcgatctgataatcaggtcgtctgcaagTCACTTTAGCACCAGGTTCTCCACGAAGgatgaccatcgtccggccatgCACCGGCTCAGTCGCGGAAAGCTTTCCTCGCTGACCGAAGTCAGactggttttttttaaacattctttatgtcaacaaactGGCTTTAAaaattcatccggggtgctttgactagggttaccaagggaccagcccctatacatttaaagcaggggtgAGGGGTGCGgggggagagagacagagactgtggcggcagcgtgtcggttggtctatgttacccagaaagcagttgggcacaatatcgcaacaccgtgcgtcaaacaatgactggggcagcctactatataaagtactcggggaccagtTCTTTAttatacatccacatttgtagagaacgAAACAAATCATGTCCTCTCTTAACtctagcgtctattctatgcgccttataatgcggccttatatatgaaaaaagttttaaaataggccattcaacctggtgcaccttatagtgcggaaaatacggtaaatataTCCCTTGCCCGCTccccccacttttttttttttttttttttacacaacagcATCAGTTAAATTTCACAATGTTTACATGTAACCGAATTAAGATTTTTACTACAGTAATGAAAGTAAAAGTTTACTAGTATAAGTGTTTTACAATGACAACAAACCATACGTGGgagaaaagttataaaacttGCTGAAGCTAAAATATCTGTGCACGTAAAATGGAAACAACGCATAGCAACAGTAATGCGTACATTAATCAATGCATCTGAGtcttaaagaaaaactgcaaaacggTTGTTGAAGGAGTAAGGACACTACGAGCAGAAACTGTGCCAGCTCCAATGATAGCATTGTTAGCTTGTGTTATGTGATCAGCAATAAAGCTGGTCTAAATGAGGGAtaatataaaaatcataaaaactgtAAGACGAGAGAAGGCAAAGCTGACAAGTAAATGAATTACGCCGCTCTGCCTAAAATCTCCTGCAAAATTTGACATGATCTTTCCCTGTGTTgcagattttgaaaaaacttcCACTTAGTCGGTGGAGTCAAATGCAGTTTACCTGAACTTCAgtatttgaagtaaaaataataataaaaatgttccacCTAAATTGGTGCTTGAGGGTTGTAGTTTTCCAAGGGCAGATATAATGTGAATTGAAGTTGAAATGGAAATTTTTTGAGTAACATTCCAGAGTTTCTACTCTCTTGCAACATATGGGAGCAAAGTTCACGAGCATCTCTCAAATCTTTCTAAGAGACCTATTGCCTTACTGCTTGCTAGAAAAGGACACACCTCACAGAAGATTGCAACACAATGAGTGGGTGGAGCGAATAATGTCTGCTCCACCCTCCGGATCAAACAAGGGACATAAAGCACGTTTCTGTTTAACGgaaaattttgaaattgttcTAAAGCATCttattaactgaaataaaatgttatttcacaATAATATTGAAATCTTTGGAACAACAGGGTAAATGCTGATCATtatcagatgaaaaacagactgttttttttttatgtcaagtCAGCTctaaatgtatgtttattattcaacaaaaaaaaactttcaggaTATCTTTGGACATTTTCGGACTTCAcacaagctttaaaaaaatgtgttatgcaGTATCTGTCAGAAGAAAACACTATTTTGTACTTCAAAAGTGTGACCTTTAAGGCATGTATTTCTATCACTTTATCTTTCTGCagtatatggaaaaaaaatctgaaaatgtaagctttcaatatttcattttctgtatggaaaaaaacaataaaagcatttctaTTGTACTTCACTAGCTTTACTTAGGTTTACTTGTCATAAATGTAATGATACACTTAATAgtattaattttacttttacttttattcttttgctgttatatttcaagtgtatatttctattgttttgATGATTATTGAAACCCAGAGTAAGACTGCTGGAAAATGACACCAGCATCTCAGCAGCACTTCGTGTTTCCCATCAGCAGAAGGAGACATGGAGTACTTTAAAGTTTGCTGGTAGATATCTAGGCtgactttggacttgataaaacacagtgaaccAACATTAAAAGACTGAAATTGTGTGGTTTGTGTGATTCTCTGCTCTTCTTCCAGAATCTGGAAAATGCACCTTTATCTAAAAAGCAGGATGCTTCTGATGCTGTGAAGGTTGTAGCTTATGAGTTAATTATACCTCTAAGTAGCTCTTGAAACTCACTCACCTAATAAATATTCCCCAAAGACTTCAGTGGGCTTGACCACACATTAACTGTTACCTGTGCACTTTTTTTGAaccacacattttccttccacttaactttcaaTGAATTTACTTGGATAGACCTTCAGAAATTACCTAAGGTGCCTTAGCCTCGTTATGGAAGCTGTCACAGGATAACTGTTAGTCTTCCATTTGATTGTCTATCTAGGCAATAAAACGCCCATACCATAACATCTCtatcaaaaatcatttttttattgatcttatttaatatttaacatttcttagaaaaataattttcgATTTAAGGTATTATTGCCGtaataaaaagtgcaaaaaaagagaaaaaaagacaacatatATTATTACGTCAACATAATAAACGAGTCTAAATTTTTAATGAACGACTGAACTCAAttaaatttgagattttatttttaatttgtggagGCACAGCATTGATACTGATTGATAGAGATCCTCATAGTGTTGACTGGTAACTGGACTCTTATAAAAACGAACTGTCTAGTACTGCTAATGTGTAACGAATATGTAAAGTTTACGAGAAATATATTATGCTAAACCAAAGATGAGAGTTTTTAGCTTGCCACGCGCTCAGTCAGGGAGGAGCGTTGCCTCCACTACATCGGCGCTGCCCGGTGTTCACGGCTCGCCTACATCACTCCTCCTCTGGTTGAAACTCCACGCACGCTGCGAAGTGATTCTCATCTTTTGGTGTAAGCGACACAGAAGGTAAGCTAAGCAGACTTTTAATAGCATGTTTCGACAGTAACTGCTCATTAAGCAACGTGATGGATAGTGGTATATAGCATAGCTTTGATAATAGGTGGGATTCGTAATCGGCGGTGCTCCAGCAGTGATTTGTGCGAATGAAATGAGAGGGCGCTGCTTTAGCTAGCATCTGCAGCCAGGGGGGATGTGCAACCCCGGCGAGAAAGCTAGCAGGAGTAATTGTGAGATTGAAGTTTCTAGTTTATACTCCCTTGTCTAAATTACCACGTCGTTAATGGGTTTCCTAGCGGTGCTCTGGCtaattttatcatttgtttgTACTACTGAGAAAAGACTAATGTAATGGCCATTGTTCAAATGAACAGTGACTACAATAAAACGGAGCAATTGGGATATTGTTGTACAATGGCCTGAGAGCCCAACACAGTCTTGGTTGCCCCTCCTGATTGggagaaataaaagctgaaatttcCCTTGACTGCAACGTGTTTATATCATCCTGAAGTCCAGCTTTAAACTGACGTTGTTCTAGATGACGAACATGCTAGTTTGAGCAATCAAGGAGAAGAAAAGTGACTTGACAACAGTGTGACAAACTGTCACAACGCCCTCCACAAGAATGCTGATCAGACCAATTAtgaaaagttaagtggaaggaaacaaGTTGGGTAGGTGCACAGTGATAGGGGTTTTGAAGCAAGTCCCATTCGAGATTTTTGGGGGAGATTTGCAAGGTGTAGGATGCAGCAAGAGTTGGTGTaccatttgaagaaaaaaaattaaatgattaagaTCATGTGGCTTGCATGAGGGAGGGGGGTGTTTGATGTGTTCCTCCATGTTGCTTTTATCCAATTTCCTGTGTTTAACACAGTCTCATCCACATTTACTAAAACAGAAATTGTTACTGACATATTTAGTGGATTTCTGATGTTGCATAGCTTTCTATATGTgtgaaatattcataaagatgaggtttttttttaatcccttgTTGTTAGATGTAAAGAAAGATACTAACTTCTTTTCCTTGGTGCGTTGAGCAGCCCCCGGCCCACTATGGCAGATGATGACTTCTCCACCGCAGATGCTGGGGCCTCGGCTACATTCCCCATTCAGTGCTCTGCACTGAGGAAGAACGGCTTCGTTATGCTGAAAGGACGTCCCTGTAAGATAGTTGAGATGTCTACCTCCAAGACCGGGAAGCATGGGCATGCCAAGGTTAAACCTTTCTCCTCCATTGGCTTCAGAGTGAAACcaattttttctatttatttccattttattttatccttgTTTGTTCTCGGAATGTAATGTAAGACCCAGGtctatttctttaaacttttttctggAAGTCATATTTTAGTAAAGATGAGTTTTACTCTTAGGTGCATCTTACCGGAATCGACATTTTTACTGCGAAGAAGTATGAAGATATCTGCCCCTCCACACATAACATGGATGTACCAAATGTGATAAGAAAGGACTATCAGGTGAGATAGCCCTTCTTTGCGGTATTTATGAAATGTTTGTATAAACCAGAAGTAGTTGCATCAGTCGAAGCGACATTAAATTCCAGTACCTCTCCTCCAAATTAACACAGGCTCTCTGCATAATTTATTATAAACATCAGATCCTCGTGGAAATATGACGTAGACAAAGCTTCATTATCTTTAATGTTGGGCCAATAGATCGAGCTTGATGTGTTGTTATATCAGTGACACAATATGGATATCGTTATCAGTTTATCTCATCAGAACATGTTTGCCATATTGCTGAGAAAACTTTTTGAGAACTTTGAAAACCAGATTCCTCTTCTTCCACCTCCCAGTTATCTTCTTACGTCTGTTTTTGCGAATTTTGTAACTTGGAACTGCCGAAAATTAACCCCCAGATATATCGgccagttttatttcatttgtgcTCTCTGTTTTCTCGGGCCCTCTGCCTGGCGGCACATTTTAGGTACTTGATATCATAGACGGCTTCCTGACGCTGATGGAAGACAACGGAGAGACCAGAGAGGATCTCAGGCTGCCAGACGGAGACATGGGCaaagaaattgtgaaaaaactAGAGAGTGGAGATCAGTTTCTGGTaaaatttcttctttgttttttttttttgtagctaaTTAGGATCTGCAGCAGTCAGAGGTTAACATACACTCGTCATCAGCACGGATGTCACATTAGCGCGGAGCTTTTGTCGAATGGTTCTGCAGAACTGAAATGAAATCTCAACCTTGCTCAAAATGTGTGGACTAGATACAAACGTCCGTCTCCATCATGAAAGTTTGTACGTTTCTAAATGTCACTGTAAAATGTTCTTCTTGAGTAATAAAGTGGTTCTGGGTTGGCTTCTCAAAAATGATACGCAGCAGAAAAGCCGCGAGAAAGTGAAGCGACGTTTGCGGAATTCTCTCCTTAAaactgtgattgttttttttttttcttctcaggtGACTGTGTGGAGAGCTGTGGCTGAGGAGGCCGTGGTCGGCATTAAGAACATGACTCCCATTTAGACCATGGCGACAGCGGAGACCTGGTATTCTTGTCTCCCTCTGTGGTTTTAAAGCTTCACCAAAGCTACTGGCCTTCACCACACATCTCAACCGGCGTCCGACTTCGTTCCTCCGCTCTCCTGCTGTAAGCTGAAATAGTGGAAACTGGACCCCGTCAGCTTCAGCTGCACTTCACACCAATTGCTTTCATAGCACCACTGCGTAGCACATGCCAGGTACTAATAGGAGGAGCCTTTGACCATGCTCCACAAAATCATATCATTCCTACTCGGGCGCGTTATTCGCACGCCAGCTAAATATCTTcagtttcagttaaaaaataaaataaaaaatctcatcaGCTGTATTGCAGCTCCTCTCAGACGAAAATCTGTCTCTGTTTTCACTTTGCATAAACTCCGCATTAGTCCACTGACTTGGGTTCTACCTTTCCACACAGTTGACGCCCCCCCCCCGGCGCTCACGTTCACACGGCTCGCGCTTCAGCACCTGTGGGTTTTTATGTAGATCACagagtttctttcttcttctccactCGCACTGCAGATCTGCAGGCAGGTTTTCTACTGCACGTAACCCAAGGTCCCAAGGTCAGTGGGTTTTCCAGCTGACAACTGTGCTGTCTCAGCAGCCCCAAACAGTGCTGGAGCAGACGGAGGTAGGCAGGGTGAGGCAGTTTTCTTCCTCTCTACGCTATgaaacttaatgtttttgtttgtttgtttttttatcacttgAGGCCTTCACAAGCTGGCAAACATATGGAAACATAACAAATTGCTGTTAAAATTACACAGAAATGTTAGCAAATCTTTCCTAAAGCAAACTGCATCAGCAGAAGATGAGATCGAAatgtgtagcaaaaaaaaaagaggaaatgacgTTTTTAGACTTGCATGATGCATCCATAGTTAAGCGCAAGCGAAGGAATATAACGTCGCTGCTTGGCGACACTATATTCGTAGGAAACACTTTAGAGAGTTTGTGTGCAGAGTTTGCACTCTTACTATATGACTGCACAGAGACTCTCCTggatttatataaaaataatgctagtttttttttcttttttctttttttttttaattataccGTTAAGGGTGACAGTAGATAAACGCAGGACATTTGAGTCTCCTGCTGAACAGTGCTTTGGagatatttaaagctttttcacattacaacctcAAGGTTtagtatgtttttgttgttgttttttggacaGAGTGAGTGGACTTTTGCGAGGTGCTGGATCCGTTTGGGTGCAAGAGAACCTGCTTTTACCCCTACCTCCTGATGgaaaccccaaaataaaactatCTTCTAATTGTATTGATGATATCTTGGAAGCAGTGTAGCCTAGGGGTTAGCTTTAGTTGTTGTTTACAGTGATTTACTGATGGAAGCATGAAAACGTTTCGAAGGAGTTTGTCTCCATCGCTCGCATGTGTTCAGAAGAGACAGATTGCTGCCAAGAGTGAGACGTGGGAATGACGCGTTTACATCCAGAGAACGTTCTCCTGCTGCACGAGAAGGAATAAAAGCAATACTTTGAGgtacttttaaagttttccacCATTAACGCCGTTTTTAAATCctctttaaaagttttgaggTAACTGCTTTCTGTAGCAGAATCCCTCCATCCCTTAGAACGGGtgaggaaaatgtttacatgACGCTTATTGACATCAGCTCACTGCTCAAAAGTTGAtcataaatagatttatttattttttaatttgtgtaaagATGCAGATTGTAATGGGGCATTTGAAGGtattctgttcagtttttgtaCAACAGCAGCCGGTCTGTTACTTTTGTCTGGGCTTCAGGCATCCtaacatatttgatttttagtctagtttttctttttttattccaccaAAATAGTTTgctatatatgtatttttttttatttgggatCACTCTAGGTTAGTTTCTTTACTTGCATAACATTCTATAAGGAATCAGTTGtttaaaaagtggcttttagTTGGAAGCACCAGTTtgatatttgtaaataaatcagaGAAGTTATGTCTATGAGCCCTCATTCTAAACTTTGCAAGACGAATAACTTGTACAGATGTTAATTAAGCACTGTCTAGCACTTTGCTGTGtccgattttattttatttatttgttctttgtgCGTACGTGTGcctgtacaaaaataaaagttttgcctctttaaaaatgtattacaaaTTCCTAACATCGAAGTAACTTCTATTCTCATGTCTTCAACACATTTGTGCTCATCTGTGTATATGTAAGGAagtagatttttgtttgtttcattgctTTCATTTAGTCTCTTTTACCAGACGGTTCCATCATTCAGCCGTAAAGACAAGCGTCTCGTTAAGCTGCCTCCAAGTAACTAAAAAGCCAATCTGGACTTCCAGGAGTTAAGCTAACTTTGTGAATCATCTAGAACACTGCatcaaatgtttgtcttttagttGATAAAGCACAAAGGCGGCATACAACATcctataaaaaaatgtgactatTATTTGTTTAcgcatttttttaacaaccaaGACAGAAGACGCAGttcctacagaaaaaaaacaaaagctccttcagatcattcattcattctgatTAACAGGTATTGCTATTCAAATTTAAGGTCCCCAACATGGAATggaatgttttctatttaaagcACTCGGCGTGTCAGAAAAGCCTGCATGAACATCACGACATGAACACGGCGGTGTTACACGTCTTGCGTGTGACTCGGGTGAAAGCTGCGAGTTGCAAACCAAGGCTTTTGGGTAATCGCAGAGCGCGCTGTAAAAGGACACGAGTCCTGCAATCCTGACTGATTGAGTTGCAGATTATTTTGCTTTGGATAGGGCTACTTCTATTTGTCAAAGCAAACCTGGTTCATATGTGTGTTTTGATCATAACATGCTGTATCTGACAGTGGAGAATAGGCAACCTGTGCTGGTGTGTTATAAATGTTTGCCGTTTCCAGTGGGGGAAAATGGCCATTTGCCTGCTTTGGAAAATAATATTTGGATACCTATTTTCTCTATTCTGACTAATGTTTGGCTGCTGTCCTGAGAATactctctttttgttgttttgcaaaataaagttcATTCAGATGTCCCAGTCTTTGCTTCACTGACACattatttaatttggttttatcaCAACAGAGTTGCTCTCCATTCACCTCACTTCAAAATAACTCCACCGTCAACGAGATATCTggcattttataaattaaattgaatttgtaTGGAAGTATGGATTCAGTCCAGTTTCAGAATGGTTTTCTAGTGTGCAGTTGGAA
Proteins encoded in this window:
- the slc2a2 gene encoding solute carrier family 2, facilitated glucose transporter member 2 — its product is METGKQLTGTLAVAVFTAALGSLQYGYSLGVINAPQKVIEKHYALSLGVWSERSALPENITEGESPPEEQKHPSVVMYWSLSVAIFSIGGMVSSFLVGFIGDYKGRVKGMLMVNILAVVAGLLMGLSRMWKPHIMVITGRAIMGFYCGLTSGLVPMYIGEIAPKAYRGALGTLHQLAIVIGILLSQVIGLDFVLGNDEMWHVLLGLSGAPAILQTVLLPLCPESPRYLYILLGKEQEARKSLHRLKGAYDPAHDLEEMRREKEEADKEPTVSIRSLILSSVYRQQLFVALMMHLSQQLSGVNAIFYYSTAIFTQAGVSQPVYATIGVGVINTVFTLVSVALVDRAGRRTLTLVGLGGMCCCAVAMTVGLKFQNDYSWMSYVSMAAIFMFVSFFEVGPGPIPWFIVAELFSQGPRPAAIALAGCCNWTSNFIVGMTFPYIQAWMDCYVFILFAVLLLCFTIFIYFRVPETKGKTFEEIAAVFQKKKRIPKDNAELEQLKSSSDA
- the LOC103458414 gene encoding eukaryotic translation initiation factor 5A-1-like translates to MADDDFSTADAGASATFPIQCSALRKNGFVMLKGRPCKIVEMSTSKTGKHGHAKVHLTGIDIFTAKKYEDICPSTHNMDVPNVIRKDYQVLDIIDGFLTLMEDNGETREDLRLPDGDMGKEIVKKLESGDQFLVTVWRAVAEEAVVGIKNMTPI